From Rutidosis leptorrhynchoides isolate AG116_Rl617_1_P2 chromosome 3, CSIRO_AGI_Rlap_v1, whole genome shotgun sequence, a single genomic window includes:
- the LOC139899271 gene encoding F-box protein CPR1-like isoform X1: protein MANLPEDVIFRKILTGVPAKQLARFRCVCKSWNTRLSESSFITLHLVNSMTSIRKNGEIFMVFKNGFSFNDRKPFSLHHSRSPDLELQNFIKLPVNNLPFEHEHSSIIGSINGLICFSYGSSPDPLIHIWNPSLSASMTLPPYNISSNGYIGVCLFIRFGFDSKTDDYKVFKFTRVVKPSINGISLQGSARFLEWFQVEVYSLKKGIWELIPERVPPHVNWIEENEPFWVNGQDGYNGHLHWLCYVADGLKAKSILAFDLGDETFSEISPPQSVVGYNMDQRVSLTVLD, encoded by the coding sequence ATGGCTAACCTTCCAGAAGATGTTATATTCCGCAAAATATTAACTGGAGTACCTGCAAAACAGCTTGCACGATTCAGGTGTGTTTGTAAGTCCTGGAATACTCGTTTATCTGAATCATCTTTCATAACATTGCATCTTGTTAATTCAATGACTTCCATTCGCAAAAATGGTGAAATTTTCATGGTCTTCAAGAATGGCTTCTCTTTTAACGACCGTAAACCATTCTCGTTACACCACTCTCGATCTCCCGATCTTGAACTTCAGAATTTCATCAAGTTACCGGTTAATAATCTCCCATTTGAACATGAACATAGCAGTATAATTGGTTCCATAAATGGGTTGATTTGTTTTTCTTACGGGTCAAGTCCTGATCCGTTAATTCACATTTGGAACCCTTCTCTTTCGGCCTCAATGACTCTCCCGCCTTATAATATCTCCTCTAACGGTTATATAGGAGTTTGTCTTTTTATTCGGTTTGGATTTGATTCCAAAACTGATGATTACAAAGTTTTCAAGTTTACGCGCGTAGTTAAACCATCAATTAATGGAATTTCTTTACAAGGTAGTGCTAGATTTCTTGAATGGTTTCAAGTTGAGGTGTACAGCTTAAAGAAGGGTATTTGGGAATTGATCCCTGAACGGGTCCCACCTCATGTTAATTGGATCGAAGAAAATGAACCGTTTTGGGTAAACGGGCAAGATGGGTACAATGGTCATCTTCACTGGCTTTGTTATGTTGCTGACGGTTTAAAGGCAAAAAGTATACTAGCGTTTGATTTGGGAGACGAAACATTTAGTGAAATATCTCCTCCACAATCTGTAGTTGGTTATAACATGGATCAGAGAGTTAGTTTGACGGTTTTGGACTGA
- the LOC139899271 gene encoding uncharacterized protein isoform X2, translating to MANLPEDVIFRKILTGVPAKQLARFSARFLEWFQVEVYSLKKGIWELIPERVPPHVNWIEENEPFWVNGQDGYNGHLHWLCYVADGLKAKSILAFDLGDETFSEISPPQSVVGYNMDQRVSLTVLD from the exons ATGGCTAACCTTCCAGAAGATGTTATATTCCGCAAAATATTAACTGGAGTACCTGCAAAACAGCTTGCACGATTCAG TGCTAGATTTCTTGAATGGTTTCAAGTTGAGGTGTACAGCTTAAAGAAGGGTATTTGGGAATTGATCCCTGAACGGGTCCCACCTCATGTTAATTGGATCGAAGAAAATGAACCGTTTTGGGTAAACGGGCAAGATGGGTACAATGGTCATCTTCACTGGCTTTGTTATGTTGCTGACGGTTTAAAGGCAAAAAGTATACTAGCGTTTGATTTGGGAGACGAAACATTTAGTGAAATATCTCCTCCACAATCTGTAGTTGGTTATAACATGGATCAGAGAGTTAGTTTGACGGTTTTGGACTGA